The DNA region GGTTGATACGCTGATCGCGCCGGATGTTATCGACGGTAAAATCGAAATGCTCCAGCGCTATCCGACGATCAGGAAACTGGCGCCACAGTTTCTCTCCACTCTCGTGTTCCGCGGTCACGCAGTGGCGGCGAACCTCTTGCGGGCGCTATCCGTGGTCGCGGGTCTATATCGTACGGGCAAAAGGACCATACCCGACAAGGCACCGATCTCCTTTGCGCCGAAGGGCTGGATGCCTCTCATACTCAAAGATGGAAAGATTGATCGCAGGGCTTATGAGCTTTGCCTTTTCAGCGAATTGAAGCGCCGGCTCGATGCGGGCGATATCTGGGTGGAAGGAGCCAAACGCTTCCAGTCTTTCGAAAGCTTTCTCATTCCCACGCCGACATTCGAGCTGATGCGTGAGGAAGGAGCGCTTCCAATCGCCGTTGATACCGATGTCGAGACTTATCTTCGCCAACAGCGCCAGCTGCTGAACGATGGACTGGCTGACCTCTCGCGTCTGGCCGCAGCCGGCGAGCTCGACGATGTAGAACTGACCGGGGCGGGGTTTAGCGTCACGCCGCACAAGGCTATGTTTCCGGATATCGCCAAGTCGCTGAAGCTAAAGGTGGAAAGCCGTCTGCCTGCGATCCGCATCACTGACCTTTTGCTCGAGGTTGACGCCCGAACGGAATTTTCGAACGCCTTTACCCATTTGCGCAGCGGTCGGACGGCCGACAACAAGCTTGCGCTCCTCACCGCCATCCTGGCGGACGGCATCAATCTCGGTCTCACGAGAATGGCGGACGTTTCCCCCGGCATTACGATGCGCCAACTCGCCTGGGCGCACGACTGGCATATTCGCGAGGAAGGTTACACGGCCGCGCACGCCATTCTCGTCAACGCCCAGAGGCAATTGCCTCTGGCAAGCTTGTGGGGCGATGGAACAACGTCATCCTCCGATGGCCAGTATTTTCCGGCGGGCGGACACGCCGAGGCGATCGGCGACCTCAACGGCCGCTATGGTCCCAACCCCGGCGCCAAATTCTACCGGTTCACCTCTGACCAGTACGGCGCTTTCTACATCATCGCCATGAATGCCAATGCGAGCGAAGCCATCTATGTCCTCGATGGACTGCTCTATCATGGCAGCGATCTCGCCATCGAAACCCACTATGTCGATACCGGCGGGGTAAGCGATATGAGCTTCGCCCTTTGCCATCTCGTTGGTTTCCAGATTGTGCCTCGGCTGCGCGGTCTCAAGGATCGCAAGCTCTATCTCTTCCCGGGCGACGCGCCTCCCGAAAACCTGGCGCCGCTCGTTGGCGAGCACATCAACGTCGAGCGGATCAAGGCAAACTGGAACGACATCCTGCGGCTGGTCACGACGATCCGTTCCGGGCAGGTTCGGCCTTCGACCCTGTTGGCAAAGCTGTCCGCATTCCCACGCCAGAACGGACTGGCGTTGGCGCTACGCGATCTCGGTCGCATCAATCGGTCCATCTTTCTGCCCCAGTGGTGGCAGAACCCCGAAATGCGCAGGAACGCGACGGCCGGCCTCAACAAGAGCGAATCCCAGAACACCTTGGCCCGCGCACTGTTCTTCAATCGCCTCGGAGAATTGCGCGACCGGACTTTCGAGAGCCAGTTCTACCGAGCATCTGGACTGAACCTGCTAATCAACGCCATCGTCTACTGGAACACACTCTATCTCGAACCGGCGTTCGCCGAGCTCAACCGCGAGGGCATTCCCACGCCGCTTGACATCATCAAACACATTACCCCACTCGGCTGGCAGCACATCAGTCTCACCGGCGATTACATCTGGACCCCAACAGACGGCGTTGATCTCAGGCCATTGCGGCGCGAAACATCTATCCTCGCAGCGTGATCACCATACGTTCTCAAAAGTCGGACAGATCCAACACTTTCGTGTCGTGACGCCTCGTCGATGTCGGCCGGCATGCCGTGATCGGGATCGGTTTCGCGCCGTTGCGGATCCCACAGGTGATGGGCAACGAATTTCAGGAGGAGGGCTTCGGGCGCCGGCCAGGGCAGCGATTTTCCCGTCGCCGTCAGCGCCCAGGCTTGGAGATAAGCCAGATCAGACGTCAGTGCCCGAAGGGTATTGTCGCCCATGCCCTGGTTGACGAGATGGCGCAGCGTCTCGACATCCTGATCGCTCAACAGCTCGGCGAGCTCGTCGCGGCGCTCGATCGGCAGGACGGCTGCAATCGTGTCGAGTTCCTCGGTGCGGCGTTCGATGGCGGATTTTTGCACAGGCGGCATTTTGGCTCCAAAAACGGGCGGTTCTGGCGTGTTTCAGGCCCGTGACGGAGGCCACTTTTGGTGATTTGCGGCGTCAGATCAATCTATCATCGATAAGGGTTACTTATCGGAGGTCATAGACCATCGGCATAGCTGTGAGGAGTACAGAACGCTATTGCGGATATAGCTTTCGCTTAACAAATCATTTACCATAAATTCAATGTCTTACGATCTCGCCAAATTGCCCATCCACAGCCTGCTGCGGCCGATCTCCGAGGCCGCTGTTGCTCTTGCCCGTCTCGACGAGCGCATTGCCCGCTCCCCCGTCGGCGAGGGCTTTCTCGAGCGGTCGCATTTCCTCGACGCGCATGCCTCGCTCTGGGTCGACGGTGAACTCGTTCATCTCGAAGACCTCGTCCTGCATGACGCGCTCCGGGATATCCGTGCTCCCACCCATGAACTCACCATTGCCCGCGACATCCTGAAAACTCGCCGTCGCATCGCCGCCCATCCCCCCGCCTGGGCCCTCTCTGATCAAGGCCTCGCCTCCCTCCGCGGCCGGTCGTGGGCCGGAGCATCATTGGGTGGAGACAGGGAGGGGGTGCGGGATGGCAGTGTTGAGGTGAGCGACGCTCCGGCCGAGATAGGGGATGCGGAAGATCCCGAGATTGATGGTCTGGGTGATGCGTTTGCAGCGATCGATGCAGTACTCGCCCGATCCGGGGTCGCGATCGAAGAGGCGAAGAAGCCGGGGAGCGCCAAAAACGCTCCGGAAAAGGATCCGTTCGTTTATGACCTCGACTGGGATGAGGACGAGCGGCTGGAGGAGTGGCGGGCCGTGCTCGCGCGTGCCCAGGACTTGCCGCCGGTCCTGCAGGCAATCGTGGCGCTGGATGCCTGGAACCAGATCGCTGTCCTCCAGCATGCGCCTTGGCTCGGGCGTTTGCTCGCCGCCTCGGTCCTGCGCGAGGGCGGCGTTACCACTGGCGGTCATCACGCAGCGATCAATCTCGGGCTCAAGGCCATTCCGGTCGAGCGGCGCCGGCATCGTGACCGTGAGACGCGGTTGCTGGCGATAGCAAGGGCGCTGACAATCTCCGCCGAGACGGGGCTCAAGGAGCATGACCGGTTGGTGCTGGCGCGGCAGATGATGATGCGCAAGCTGGAGGGACGGCGAACGTCGTCCAGGCTGCCGGAGCTGGTCGAGTTGGTCATGGCGCGGCCGTTGATCTCGGCCGGGATGGTGGCGAAGACGCTTGAGGTCACGCCTCAAGGAGCGAGGCGCATCGTGCAGGAGCTCGGTCTTCGCGAGATGACGGGCAGGGGAAGGTTTCGGGCGTGGGGGATTTTATGAGTTCTGACCGGCAGACATAAAAAGGTTATGCTAACTTCGGGCGGGGCCGCTAGACCGTCACTTAGTTCCGCGGAACGGTATAGTAAGGGATTGGTTGTTAACCTTGGGGGAATTGCGTTGCAAATTGCGCTGCAGCTGATAGTCCAAAAGCAGAACGAAACGGCAGATTACGATGACCACCGCTCGCCACATTGTGACTCTTCTGAAAAGCCACATCGCCGGCGATGAGGACCGTTTCCTGTCGACGGCTCTCCAGTTGGCCGCCCATGAGGCGCGGCAGGGGCATGGTAAGCTGGCGCAGGAGGTTAAAGATCTCGTTGATACAGCAAAGACGCGCCAGCCGAGCATGCGCCGGGCGGGCGGGGCGATCGTACTTGTGCAGCCGAAGGGTGAACTCGCCGGTCTGCTGAGTGCCCGTTACCCCGACATCCGCCTAACAGACATGGTTCTGGCACAACCCCTTCGCCAACGTCTCGATCGTATTTTAGCCGAGCAGCGGCAGCAGGCGAGCCTCCAAAGCCACGGACTTCAGCCGCGCCGCAAGATCTTGCTCGTCGGTCCGCCGGGCGCCGGCAAGACGATGACGGCGAGCGCCTTGGCGGGAGAACTGCATCTTCCCTTGTTCACCATTCTCTTGGACGGCCTCATCACAAAGTTTATGGGCGAGACCGCGTCGAAGTTGCGCTTGGTTTTCGATGCCATGACCGCGACCCGCGGCGTGTATCTCTTTGATGAGTTTGATGCGATCGGAGCGAAGAGGGGAGACCGGCAGGACGTCGGAGAAATCCGGCGTGTGCTCAATTCCTTCCTTCAATTCGTAGAACAGGATGAAAGCCAGGCCTTAATCGTCGCTGCGACGAACCATCCCGAACTACTGGACCGGGCGCTTTTGCGTCGTTTCGACGACGTTATCGAATACACGCTTCCGGATGTGTCACTCATCGAAGCGATCCTTCGTAACAGGCTTGATCGCTTCGCAACACCCGAACTGTCGTGGGTAGATGTCGCGAACGCGGCACACGGCCTTTCGCCGGCAGATATTACTCGTGTGGCTGACGACGCCGCCAAGTCCGTCATTCTGGATAATTCGGGCACGGTCACTGCTGCAAGCATATTTGACGCGCTTGCCGAGCGCCGCTTGGCTGCCCAAGCTATGGATGCGAGCAACAGGCCATAATGGCAACCGGACCACGCGATCGCCCGCATTTCCTGCTGAGAGATAACGGCGCGGCAGAGCCATACCGGCGCCCAAACCGGAAAATTGACCCACCGGCGCTACCTCAACGCAATAGGCAGGCTCATGCCCAGGCGCTGGCGTTGGCAGTCGGAGGAGCTGTCGCGGCGGCAGAGCAGCAGCTTGCCGAAACCGGGGTAACAGCCTTTGAGACGCGCGGTTTCTATCTCGAGTTCGATCTTCCTGCCTCCGAGGGGGCCGCAATCGACCAGCTCGCGAACAGACAACAAAAAATGGAGGTTGTCGCAGTCCGCGAGCCGGAAGGCGACGGCGGTATCGTCAAGGCCTCGGTATTTGTGCCCGAGCGTGCAAAAAACTACTTCCTAAACAAGATTGAGCAGTATCGATCGACGGACACCGACAAAGGGCGTCCTCGAAATGAGCCTCTAATTTCAAGGATCGAAACCGCACAGCTGGCATCCGCGCGTTCTCTCTTCACGGATGACGCAGCGCTGTTTCCACCCGACCAGCAACTCGCGGTGTGGTGGGAAATCTGGTTGCGCGAAGGCAGGCGTGAGAAGTTTGAAGCCATAGCGGCCGCTTTGGAAATAGAGCTGCGCCAGCACGCCATCCGGTTCCCCGAGCGCGAAGTCGTCTTGGCGTTGGCAAGCACCGTGACCATGGATCGCGTCGTTGCTCGCAGCGATACCATCGCTGAGTTGCGCCGGGCAAAAGATACGCCAGCGTTTTTCACAGGTCTTGGAGGTGCAGAACAAAGAGCTTGGACAGACGATCTCGCTGGTCGCGTTCAGGTCTCGCAGACTGCCGGTGACGTTGCTATATGCCTTTTGGACAGCGGGGTCCGCCGCACTCATCCTTTGATCGAGCCGGTGTTGTCGATCGATGATTGGCATACGATCAATCCGGCTTGGGGCGCCGACGACACGCCAGCTTGGCAGGGTCACGGCACGCGAATGGCCGGAGTAGCACTTTATAACGATCTGATTGATCCGCTTGCTTCTGAGGACGCTGTCGAACTGCAATATCGGCTGGAAAGTGTTAGAATTCTGCCACCTGGCGACGCGGATGAAAACCGACCTGATCTCTACGGCGCGATTACCGGTGAGGCGATTGCTCGAGCCGAGATTCAGGCGCCGCACAGAAGTCGGGTCGTAGCGACTGCTATAACAAGCACGGCTCCTTCGCGGGGGCGAGCCTCATCCTGGTCTGCTTCGATCGACCAACTCTGCTTCGAGACGGATGCGCAGCGGTTGATCCTGATAGCTGCTGGAAACATACGGGTTGACTTAAGCCCTGCGGATCACCTGGTTCGCAACGATATCGAACCGCTAGATGATCCAGCGCAAGCTTGGAACGCAATCACCGTCGGGGCTTTCACCAACAAAGTTGACGTTATCGATGCGCCTTTTGCCGGCTACGCCCCGATCGCGCCCGCTGGAGAACTGTCTCCGGCGAGCAGGACCTCCGTCACCTGGGATCGTCAGTGGCCGGTCAAGCCGGACATCGTCATGGAGGGCGGGAACCTGGCGCATGACGGCGTCAATCCTGGTGAGCCGATTGATGACCTGCGCATTCTGACGACGCACTTCCGGCCCGAAAACCGCTACTTCTCTACGATTGGCGACACCAGTTCCGCAACCGCGCAAGCTGCCAAGCTCGCGGCAGAGATCATGGTCAGCCGGCCGGGGCTCTGGCCCGAGACTGTCCGTGCTTTATTGGTTCATTCTGCCGAATGGACACCTGCGATGGCCGCCCGCGTCACGGCCTGCCACGGCAACAAAACGCAATTGCAATCGATTTTGCGCCGCTACGGTTACGGCGTGCCAAATCTCGGCAGAGCGCTGCTTTCCGCCAATAACGATCTGACTTTGATGATCGAGGACGACATTCGACCCTTCCAGCGAGAAGGGAGCGGATCAGTCAAAATGAGAGATATGAAGCTTCATCTGCTTCCTTGGCCGAAGGACAATCTGCTGGCCTTGGGCGCTGAGCCTGTCGAGGTCCGGGTCACGCTGTCCTATTTCATCGAGCCGAACCCCGGCGAGCGAGGCTGGACTAGGCGTCACAGATACGCTTCTCACGGATTGCGCTTCCAGATGAAAACAGCCACGGAATCCGTCGACGAGTTCCGTGCCCGCATCAACCAGGCTGCCCGAAACGAGGAAGAAGGTACACCCGTCAACGTCGGCGAAAGCTGGTTATTGGGTACATTCCGCGACAGCGGATCGCTGCATTCGGATTTCTGGCGGGGAACGGCGGCTGATCTTGCCGAGCGTGACGCCATCGGTATTTATCCAGTTGGCGGTTGGTGGAAGGAAAAGCCGTATCTGGACCGATACAACGAGAAGGCGCGCTATTCGCTGATCGTGACCATTCGCGCGCCTGGTGCCGCGGTTGATCTTTATGCGGCGGTCGAGACGATTCTGAAGACAGAGATCGTCGCACAGGTGTAGGATTCCTTTGATTAATTGGCGGCCGGCCACAATAGGCCCGCACTCCTTCCGATTTGGTGCGAGACTTGTCCAAGTGTTTGGACGAGATGGTCGGTAGGCTCTGGTGATAATAGGGGCGATGGTTCGTATCCCTTCAAGGCGTTTAAATCTAACGGCCCAAGGCGGCAGTGTGGCGATCAATGGTTTAAGTGCGGACTCGCGCGCTGGATGCTATCGGTCGCGGTTTCCGGATTTTTGCCGGCGGTTCTCTAAATTGCGTGTTGGCGTCAAGCGTCTTCCCAACGCCGAATCGGCGGTGTCTGGATTCCGCCCATGCAGTCATTGATGACGTCATCTACTTTGTAAGAACAAACACTCCGCCGATTTCAGAACGTTTGTATTCGTCTTACAAATAGTATACCCCCCTATAATATATGAAATGGAGTTTAGGCTATGAGTTCATCTCAAGGGCATGCGCACGACCATCCCCATCCGCACGATCACAGCCATGGTCGTGCGCTCAACGCCGCCCATGAACATTTCTTCCTTGGCGACAACCACCTGCGGAACGAACGCCGCACGTGGCTAGTGATTGGTATCACCGCCACCATGATGGTGGTGGAGATCGTCGCCGGAAACATGTTCGGGTCTATGGCTTTGACGGCAGATGGCTGGCATATGTCCACGCACGCTGCGGCCATGCTCATCGCGGCATTGGCCTATCTCTATGCTCGCAAGCACGCCAGCAACCGCCGCTTCTCATTCGGCACTGGCAAGCTCGGCGACCTTGCAGGATTCGCCAGCGCCGTGATCCTGGCGCTAATCGCGGTGCTTATCGGCTGGGAAAGTTTTCTGCGCTTCCAGTCGCCTGTAGCGATCAATTTCAGGGAAGCCATCATCGTGGCGGTGGTCGGATTGATCGTAAACCTTGTCTGCGCATGGCTCCTCAAGGATGATCACCATCACGGAAACGATCATGGCCATGCTCACGGACACGGGCACAATGCAGGCCAGGATCAGAACCTTCGCGCCGCCTACATCCACGTACTGGCTGATGCGCTGACCTCCGTTCTGGCGATCGGCGCGCTGGTTCTCGGAAGCCTCTATGACTGGCTCTGGCTTGATCCAGCTATTGGTATCGTCGGCGCTATTGTGATCGCTCGCTGGTCCTGGGGATTAATCCGAGATACGGGCGGCGTCCTGCTCGACTACGTTCCTGAAGGCGAAGACCTCCCCGAGGAAATACAGGAAATCCTCGTCAAGGAAGGCGCGGAAATCGTCGATCTCCACATCTGGCAACTCGGGCCCGGCCACCACGGAGCCATCGTTTCTATCGTCGTCAATGATCCGCATGCGCCGTCCTACTACCGCGCAAAGCTTGCGGCCATTCACGATCTGTCGCATGTGACGGTGGAGGTCGAAACCCGCGCGGCTTGACAAAAACGTCTATACCGAAGGAGCATTCCTATGAGCCATACCATCCGCGAAAAGCAAAAGCTGATCAACCGCGTACGTCGTATTCGCGGGCAGATGGAAGGTGTCGAGCGGATGCTTGAGGAGGAAAAGGGTTGCGTCGAAGTCATGCAAACGATCGCGGGTGCGCGTGGTGCCATCAACGGTCTAATGGGCGAAGTCATCGAAGATCATATCCGCATGCACTTGGCCGCCGAAAGTCTGAGTCAGAAAGAGCGTGAAGAAGGCGCGGCCGAACTGATCGATGTCATTCGCGCTTATCTCAAATAAGGTTCATGATGAATAATAAGTCGCCTTGCACCGATCTGTGCCGCTTCGATCCGCGCAATAAATGGTGCTTGGGCTGCGGCCGGACGGCGGATGAAATCAAGGCGTGGCGCAAAATGTCGCCCTATCACCGGACAAATTTGTCGACTGAATTGAAACGCCGCATGAAGCGATTAAAGGATGGCGAGGACGGCGCTGCGACCGCATCCGCTTGCTTGTAGAATTTTACAACTAACAAAGGCCGGTTATTGCGCAAACCAGCCGAACGCGGACGTCCATCATTGATCTTTTCGATTGATGTCGATCAATTTTTGTTTGTGATCAAAGCATAGTGTGGGGCTTGTGGTCTCCTAAACATGGCTGCGCCATGGAGGACGAGTGATGCTCGGATACAAGGTCTCGGCTCAACGGATAGATCCTAGGGAGAGTGTGGCACGCACCGAGACTGCCGAGGTCAGGCTTGCCACGGGACTGTCCGGCGCTGCCGATGCCTTCAATCCGGCCGAACTTCTGCTCGCGTCCATCGCTGCCTGTATGATCAAGGGCATTGAGCGCGTCATTCCTCCCCTCGCTTTCTCTATTGATGGTGTCGAGGTGGTCCTTCACGCCGTTCGACAGGATGATCCGCCGCTTATCGTTTCGGTCAAGTACCAACTCGTGGTCGATACCGATGAGACTGACCAACGGCTTGAACTTTTACACAAGAATGTCCGCAAATACGGCACAATCTCCAACACCGTCCCTCTTGCAGCCCGCTTAGATGGTGTAATCTGGAGGAAGTCATGAGGGGCCTTCATCGCGAAACGCATCTCGTTTCCCGGATCGGGTGGCTGCGAGCCGCCGTTCTCGGTGCAAATGACGGTATCGTATCCACTGCGAGCTTAATCGTCGGCGTTGCAGCCTCCGCGGCGGGCAGCTCGGAGATCTTGATCGCCGGCGTCGCCGGCCTCGTGGCTGGTGCGATGTCGATGGCGGCTGGAGAATATGTCTCGGTCAGCTCGCAGGCGGATACCGAACAGGCTGATCTCGCCCGCGAACGGCTTGAGCTTGACGGCCAGCCCGATCTTGAGCGCGAGGAACTCGCACAGCTTTACACCAGGCGCGGCGTCGAGATTGATCTGGCCCGACAGGTAGCAGTGCAACTAATGCAGAAGGATGCGCTTGAGGCGCATGCCCGCGAAGAACTTGGCATCTCCGAAATCACTACCGCCCGACCGATCGTTGCCGCGCTGACGTCGGCTCTGACGTTCGCGGTTGGCGCGATAATGCCACTCGCAATGGTATGGGTGGCGCCACCGAACCAACTGGTGATGCTGGTCTCTGTAGCCTCGCTTATGTTCCTCGCCCTGCTCGGCGCGATTGGTGCCAAGGCAGGCGGTGCAAATGTGCTGAGGGCCACGGTACGCGTAACCTTCTGGGGCGCCTTTGCGATGGCGCTGACAGCAGGCATAGGCGCCT from Rhizobium oryzihabitans includes:
- a CDS encoding Tn3 family transposase, with translation MARRALLSEAWWQQATIIPDNEREIAKHYTLDRSDLDLIMRQNKAANRLGLACVLATLRYPGRPLADGEVLPAGVLRFLARQIGVDHHEIERYFERPQTRREHLALLFYRMQMRPFVPSDVRALTGWLTPAAQTLRQADVLADMVVEELRRRRILLPARPALEAIIHVAIRRGIRIAHRALAGGISEGQKLDLDKLLDPREGTSVTILAWARTPALSPAAVNLDRIAERIRFLRSLNLPTTLMDRIPAKVFDEFAAEGTRMSAQHLRDLNTERRHAVLAATVLHLSRHLTDCAIDMFKKLMGILTRRANNQAAARVTRSVREVQTPLKDVSKVCHAIIKAREKGEDMAKALDLVIQWPAFATSVQAVDTLIAPDVIDGKIEMLQRYPTIRKLAPQFLSTLVFRGHAVAANLLRALSVVAGLYRTGKRTIPDKAPISFAPKGWMPLILKDGKIDRRAYELCLFSELKRRLDAGDIWVEGAKRFQSFESFLIPTPTFELMREEGALPIAVDTDVETYLRQQRQLLNDGLADLSRLAAAGELDDVELTGAGFSVTPHKAMFPDIAKSLKLKVESRLPAIRITDLLLEVDARTEFSNAFTHLRSGRTADNKLALLTAILADGINLGLTRMADVSPGITMRQLAWAHDWHIREEGYTAAHAILVNAQRQLPLASLWGDGTTSSSDGQYFPAGGHAEAIGDLNGRYGPNPGAKFYRFTSDQYGAFYIIAMNANASEAIYVLDGLLYHGSDLAIETHYVDTGGVSDMSFALCHLVGFQIVPRLRGLKDRKLYLFPGDAPPENLAPLVGEHINVERIKANWNDILRLVTTIRSGQVRPSTLLAKLSAFPRQNGLALALRDLGRINRSIFLPQWWQNPEMRRNATAGLNKSESQNTLARALFFNRLGELRDRTFESQFYRASGLNLLINAIVYWNTLYLEPAFAELNREGIPTPLDIIKHITPLGWQHISLTGDYIWTPTDGVDLRPLRRETSILAA
- a CDS encoding RHE_PE00001 family protein, translated to MNSMSYDLAKLPIHSLLRPISEAAVALARLDERIARSPVGEGFLERSHFLDAHASLWVDGELVHLEDLVLHDALRDIRAPTHELTIARDILKTRRRIAAHPPAWALSDQGLASLRGRSWAGASLGGDREGVRDGSVEVSDAPAEIGDAEDPEIDGLGDAFAAIDAVLARSGVAIEEAKKPGSAKNAPEKDPFVYDLDWDEDERLEEWRAVLARAQDLPPVLQAIVALDAWNQIAVLQHAPWLGRLLAASVLREGGVTTGGHHAAINLGLKAIPVERRRHRDRETRLLAIARALTISAETGLKEHDRLVLARQMMMRKLEGRRTSSRLPELVELVMARPLISAGMVAKTLEVTPQGARRIVQELGLREMTGRGRFRAWGIL
- a CDS encoding AAA family ATPase encodes the protein MTTARHIVTLLKSHIAGDEDRFLSTALQLAAHEARQGHGKLAQEVKDLVDTAKTRQPSMRRAGGAIVLVQPKGELAGLLSARYPDIRLTDMVLAQPLRQRLDRILAEQRQQASLQSHGLQPRRKILLVGPPGAGKTMTASALAGELHLPLFTILLDGLITKFMGETASKLRLVFDAMTATRGVYLFDEFDAIGAKRGDRQDVGEIRRVLNSFLQFVEQDESQALIVAATNHPELLDRALLRRFDDVIEYTLPDVSLIEAILRNRLDRFATPELSWVDVANAAHGLSPADITRVADDAAKSVILDNSGTVTAASIFDALAERRLAAQAMDASNRP
- a CDS encoding S8 family peptidase, whose translation is MATGPRDRPHFLLRDNGAAEPYRRPNRKIDPPALPQRNRQAHAQALALAVGGAVAAAEQQLAETGVTAFETRGFYLEFDLPASEGAAIDQLANRQQKMEVVAVREPEGDGGIVKASVFVPERAKNYFLNKIEQYRSTDTDKGRPRNEPLISRIETAQLASARSLFTDDAALFPPDQQLAVWWEIWLREGRREKFEAIAAALEIELRQHAIRFPEREVVLALASTVTMDRVVARSDTIAELRRAKDTPAFFTGLGGAEQRAWTDDLAGRVQVSQTAGDVAICLLDSGVRRTHPLIEPVLSIDDWHTINPAWGADDTPAWQGHGTRMAGVALYNDLIDPLASEDAVELQYRLESVRILPPGDADENRPDLYGAITGEAIARAEIQAPHRSRVVATAITSTAPSRGRASSWSASIDQLCFETDAQRLILIAAGNIRVDLSPADHLVRNDIEPLDDPAQAWNAITVGAFTNKVDVIDAPFAGYAPIAPAGELSPASRTSVTWDRQWPVKPDIVMEGGNLAHDGVNPGEPIDDLRILTTHFRPENRYFSTIGDTSSATAQAAKLAAEIMVSRPGLWPETVRALLVHSAEWTPAMAARVTACHGNKTQLQSILRRYGYGVPNLGRALLSANNDLTLMIEDDIRPFQREGSGSVKMRDMKLHLLPWPKDNLLALGAEPVEVRVTLSYFIEPNPGERGWTRRHRYASHGLRFQMKTATESVDEFRARINQAARNEEEGTPVNVGESWLLGTFRDSGSLHSDFWRGTAADLAERDAIGIYPVGGWWKEKPYLDRYNEKARYSLIVTIRAPGAAVDLYAAVETILKTEIVAQV
- the dmeF gene encoding CDF family Co(II)/Ni(II) efflux transporter DmeF — its product is MSSSQGHAHDHPHPHDHSHGRALNAAHEHFFLGDNHLRNERRTWLVIGITATMMVVEIVAGNMFGSMALTADGWHMSTHAAAMLIAALAYLYARKHASNRRFSFGTGKLGDLAGFASAVILALIAVLIGWESFLRFQSPVAINFREAIIVAVVGLIVNLVCAWLLKDDHHHGNDHGHAHGHGHNAGQDQNLRAAYIHVLADALTSVLAIGALVLGSLYDWLWLDPAIGIVGAIVIARWSWGLIRDTGGVLLDYVPEGEDLPEEIQEILVKEGAEIVDLHIWQLGPGHHGAIVSIVVNDPHAPSYYRAKLAAIHDLSHVTVEVETRAA
- a CDS encoding metal/formaldehyde-sensitive transcriptional repressor yields the protein MSHTIREKQKLINRVRRIRGQMEGVERMLEEEKGCVEVMQTIAGARGAINGLMGEVIEDHIRMHLAAESLSQKEREEGAAELIDVIRAYLK
- a CDS encoding DUF1289 domain-containing protein, which gives rise to MNNKSPCTDLCRFDPRNKWCLGCGRTADEIKAWRKMSPYHRTNLSTELKRRMKRLKDGEDGAATASACL
- a CDS encoding OsmC family protein, producing the protein MLGYKVSAQRIDPRESVARTETAEVRLATGLSGAADAFNPAELLLASIAACMIKGIERVIPPLAFSIDGVEVVLHAVRQDDPPLIVSVKYQLVVDTDETDQRLELLHKNVRKYGTISNTVPLAARLDGVIWRKS
- a CDS encoding VIT1/CCC1 transporter family protein, translated to MRGLHRETHLVSRIGWLRAAVLGANDGIVSTASLIVGVAASAAGSSEILIAGVAGLVAGAMSMAAGEYVSVSSQADTEQADLARERLELDGQPDLEREELAQLYTRRGVEIDLARQVAVQLMQKDALEAHAREELGISEITTARPIVAALTSALTFAVGAIMPLAMVWVAPPNQLVMLVSVASLMFLALLGAIGAKAGGANVLRATVRVTFWGAFAMALTAGIGALVGTAV